TTGTGGCGAGGGAGCTTGCTCCCGCTGGGCTGCGCAGCGGCCCCAAAAAAGCTGGCGGACGCTGCGCACCCGAGCGGGAGCAAGCTCCCTCGCCACAAGCTCGCTCCTACAGAAAATTGACGTTTGGCCGTTAACCTCTCAAGTCGCCACTAACAAGAGAGAAAAGCCATGCGTCTGAGCCTCAAGGCCAAAGTCCTGACCCTTGCCGTCGTGCCGGTGTTGCTGTTTGCCCTGGTTATCAGCCTGACCACCGTGTGGATTCTTCAGGATCAGGCGCGCAACGAAGTGGATGAAACTCGCCAGCGCCTGCTCAACAACGCGAAGGCCACGCTGCAAAGTTATGTCGAAGTGGCCATGACCACCATCAAGCCGCTCTACGACGCAGCCGCCCCCGGTGACACGGCGGTGCGGGCGCAGGTGGTCAAGCTGCTGTCCAACACCAGCTACGGCAAGGACGGTTACTTCTTCGGCTATGACTCTGAAACCATTCGCCTATTCAAAGGCAACAGCCCGGACGGCGTGGGCAAGAGCTTCAAGGACAACCGTGACCCCAATGGCGTCTACGTCAACCGCGACCTGGTCAAGGTCGGCAAGGACGGCACCCACTACCTGCAATACAGCTCGACCCAGCCCGGCCAGACCGAACTGGTGCCCAAGCTCGGCTACACCGAATACCTGCCCAAGTGGGACATGGTCATTGGTACCTCGGTCAACCTCGATGGCATCGAAGCCCAGGTCGCGGTGGTCGAGGCCAAGGTAGAAAAACGTATGGAAGGCGTGCTGTTGAGCATTCTGGGGGTGGCCGTCGTGGTACTGCTGGTGATTGCCGCTGTCGGCCTGCTGGTGGCCAATACGATCCTGCGCCCACTGAGCCTGATGAAGGCCAACCTGGACGATATCGCCGCCGGTGAAGGTGACCTGACTCGCCGCCTGGCCATTACCAGCCAGGATGAGCTGGGCGACCTGGCTGGCGCGTTTAACCGGTTTGTCGACAAGATCCACGGGCTGGTACGCCAGATCACTGAAATGACCGGGCAACTCACCGGCCTGGTGAGCCAGGTCTCCGAGCAGGCCCAGCGCTCGGAAACCGCCATGGAGCGCCAGCGTCACGAAACCGACCAGGTGGCCACCGCGATCAATCAGATGTCGTCCGCTGCGCACGAAGTGGCACGTAGCGCCCAGGGTGCCGCCGTTGCCGCCCAGCAGACCGACGCCGAGGGCCAGGCCGCCAAGCGCGTGGTGGACGGGAGCATCGCGCAGATCCATGCGCTGGTGAACGATATCCGTAGCAGCGGCGTGTCCCTCGACAGTTTGCAGCAGGACGTGTCGTCGATTGTCAGCGTGCTCGGCGTGATCCGCTCGATTGCCGAACAAACCAACCTGCTGGCGCTCAACGCCGCGATTGAAGCCGCGCGGGCAGGCGAGGCCGGGCGTGGGTTTGCCGTGGTCGCCGACGAAGTGCGCGCCCTGGCCAGCCGCACCCAGACCAGCACCCAGGAAATCCAGGGCATGATCGACCGCCTGCAAAAAGGCACCGAAGCCGCTGTGGACGCCATGCGCCGCTCCAGCGATGCCGGTGACGGTACGTCGGCCCAGGCCAACCAGGCGGGCGCGTCGCTGGACACCATGGCCCAGTTGATCGGCACCATCAACTCGATGAACGCGCAGATCGCCAGCGCCGCCGAAGAACAAACTGCCGTGGCTGAAGAGATCAACCGCAGCGTGCATCAGATTGCCGTGGCGGTGGACAGCGTGGCCGATGAAACCCAACTCGGCGCCCAGACATCCCGCAGCCTCGCGGACCTGGGCCAGCGCCTGGGGCAGTTGGTGGGCCAGTTCAGGATCTGAACTGCTTCACGCATTGTGGTGATGAAACCCACTGTGAGAGGGGGCTTGCCCTAATGCCAGTCAGTTAAGGCTTTTTGTAGGAGCGAGCTTGCTCGCGAAGAACTCAGAGCCACCGCGTTTATCCAGAATGAACGCGTTGCTTGGAAGTTTTTCGCGAGCAAGCTCGCTCCTACAATGGACCACTTCGCTTAACTGACTATGCCCATCAGAGGGTCTACACGTCGCGCATTAGCAGGCCAAAGCTCAGGTCCATCTCTGCCGGAAGGGGCAGATACACCGTGTGCCCATCCCCAGGCGCTACCTCGATGGCGTCGCCCTTGGCGTTATGCAACGTGGCCAGGTCAAAGTGAAAATTGCCCGCTGGCGTCATCAATTCCAGATGATTGCCCAGCGCAAAACGGTTCTTCACCTTGACCTCGGCCAGCTCGCCTCGGCGTTCGCCGGTCAATTCACCGACAAATTGCTGGCGTTCGCAGACGGAGCTGCCGTTCTGGTAGTTCTGGTATTCGTCGTGCACATGGCGGCGCAGGAACCCTTCGGTGTAGCCGCGTTGGGCCAGGGATTCGAGGTCGGTCATCAAGCGGCGGTCAAAGGCGCGACCGGCCATGGCATCATCGATCGCGCGGCGATACACCTGGGTGGTGCGCGCGCAATAGAAGTGCGATTTGGTGCGGCCTTCGATTTTCAGCGAGTGCACGCCCATGTGGGTCAGGCGCTCCACGTGCTGCACGGCGCGCAGGTCCTTGGCGTTCATGATGTAGGTGCCGTGTTCGTCTTCGAAGGCGGGCATTTGCTCTTCGGGACGGTTGGCTTCCTGCAACAGGAACACCTGGTCGGTCGGCGTGCCGATGCCCAGCGTCGGTTCGAATGCCTGGACGATGTCACCCGTGGCGTTTTCCACCGCCGGGGCGGCCTGGTATTTCCAGCGACACGCGTTGGTGCAGCTACCCTGGTTGGCATCGCGCTTGTTCATATAGCCCGACAGCAGGCAACGCCCGGAATAGGCCATGCACAGGGCGCCATGGACGAACACCTCCAGCTCCATGGCCGGCACGTGCTGGCGAATCTCGTCGATCTCTTCCAGGGACAACTCCCGTGACAGGATCACTCGGCAGATGCCTTGTTGTTGCCAGAACGCCACACTGGCCCAATTGACGGTGTTGGCTTGCACCGACAAGTGAACCGGCATCTGTGGAAAATGCTGGCGCACCAGCATGATCAGCCCTGGGTCAGACATGATCAGCGCATCCGGGCCCATGGCGACCACGGGGGCCAGGTCCTTGAGGAAGGTTTTCAGCTTGGCATTGTGCGGCGCGATGTTCACCACCACGTAGAAACGCTTGCCCTGTGCATGGGCTTCCTGGATACCGAGGGCCAGGTTGGCATGGTCGAATTCATTGTTGCGCACGCGCAGGCTATAGCGCGGCTGGCCGGCGTATACCGCATCGGCGCCATAGGCAAAGGCGTAGCGCATGTTCTTCAACGTGCCGGCGGGCGCAAGCAGTTCGGGGGCGATCAGTGGGAGCATGGAGGTGTGGGCCGCAAAAAAAGCGCGAGGGTAGTGCAGGCCAAGGACTGGCGCATTGATCCAGGTCTAGGTAAGCCGATCTATGCTTGTTCGATAAACCAGGGCACTCCCAGGTGTCGCTGCGGACTAAGCAACAGGGCCGACATAGGCCTTGTGCTTTTTGACATGGATCGGACATGAATCAAACCAACCTGCAATTCAAGACCCTGTTGTTACTGCTGGCGCTGGTCACCGTCGCCTTTATCTGGATATTGCTGCCGTTCTACGGCGCGGTGTTCTGGGCGGTGATCCTCGGCATCATCTTCGCGCCCATGCAACGCCGCCTGCAGCAGCGCTTTGGCTGGAACCGTAACCTGACCTCCCTGACCACCTTGACGGTGTGCCTGGTGATCGCGATTTTGCCAGTGATCATTACCAGCGCTTTACTGGTGCAAGAGGGCGCCACCCTTTACAAGAACATCGAAAGCGGCAAGTTGGATGTGGCCGGTTATATCGAGCAGTTCAAGCATTTCCTGCCGCCGTATTTTCAACACCTGCTGGACCGCTTTGGCATGGGCAACCTGGAAGGGCTGCGGGAAAAAGTGGTGAAAGGCGCGATGCAAGGCAGCCAGTTCTTCGCCAGCCAGGCATTCAGCTTCGGCCAGGGCACGTTCGATTTCCTGGTGAGCTTTTTTA
Above is a genomic segment from Pseudomonas sp. R5-89-07 containing:
- a CDS encoding methyl-accepting chemotaxis protein, translated to MERQRHETDQVATAINQMSSAAHEVARSAQGAAVAAQQTDAEGQAAKRVVDGSIAQIHALVNDIRSSGVSLDSLQQDVSSIVSVLGVIRSIAEQTNLLALNAAIEAARAGEAGRGFAVVADEVRALASRTQTSTQEIQGMIDRLQKGTEAAVDAMRRSSDAGDGTSAQANQAGASLDTMAQLIGTINSMNAQIASAAEEQTAVAEEINRSVHQIAVAVDSVADETQLGAQTSRSLADLGQRLGQLVGQFRI
- the yegQ gene encoding tRNA 5-hydroxyuridine modification protein YegQ, translated to MLPLIAPELLAPAGTLKNMRYAFAYGADAVYAGQPRYSLRVRNNEFDHANLALGIQEAHAQGKRFYVVVNIAPHNAKLKTFLKDLAPVVAMGPDALIMSDPGLIMLVRQHFPQMPVHLSVQANTVNWASVAFWQQQGICRVILSRELSLEEIDEIRQHVPAMELEVFVHGALCMAYSGRCLLSGYMNKRDANQGSCTNACRWKYQAAPAVENATGDIVQAFEPTLGIGTPTDQVFLLQEANRPEEQMPAFEDEHGTYIMNAKDLRAVQHVERLTHMGVHSLKIEGRTKSHFYCARTTQVYRRAIDDAMAGRAFDRRLMTDLESLAQRGYTEGFLRRHVHDEYQNYQNGSSVCERQQFVGELTGERRGELAEVKVKNRFALGNHLELMTPAGNFHFDLATLHNAKGDAIEVAPGDGHTVYLPLPAEMDLSFGLLMRDV